The following are encoded in a window of Polycladomyces subterraneus genomic DNA:
- a CDS encoding stage V sporulation protein D: MRISSAMVRRRLFAALIVVIVLFAGLLGRLAYVQLVKGDWLTERAEQLWNRNIPFEAKRGRILDRQGKVLAYNISTPSVMAIPAQVKDPAETARLLARILKAPEESIYRQITKRSLTVWIKEGRKISENEARDIQALRLPGIAVTEDSKRYYPHGAMAAHVLGFAGIDNQGLAGLELEYDKRLRGVRGYVSFKANARHEKLPGGVESFTPPKDGMDLVTTIDLYIQSVLEREMDQAMVQYQPENVLAIAMDPRTGEVLGMASRPTFNPDHYRDADPMVYNRNLPIWKTFEPGSTFKIITLAAALEEKKISLTEGFTDPGFINVSGARLRCWKHGGHGHQTFLEVVENSCNPGFVNMSQRLGEEKLFSYIRKFGFGRKTGIDLNGEAKGILFSPERAGPVEVATTAFGQGVSVTPIQQVAAVSAAINGGYRVVPHLAKAWLDPETGHVVEKEDPGKKERIISEETSRKVREALEYVVAKGTGRKAFVDGYRVGGKTGTAQKVGPDGRYLQNNHIVSFIGFAPADDPRLVVYVAVDNPKGIQFGGVVAAPIVGRILDDSLRYLGVPKRKNQVPPENTPTSVPYVEIPDLIGENVSQIRNSLYSFPLLATGRGSYVVDQLPQPGQRVKKGTPIRIYLGDKSGKGD, from the coding sequence TTGCGCATCTCCAGCGCGATGGTTCGCCGTCGATTGTTCGCGGCATTGATTGTGGTAATCGTTTTGTTTGCGGGATTGTTGGGTCGCTTGGCCTACGTACAACTCGTCAAGGGAGATTGGTTGACGGAGCGAGCGGAACAGTTGTGGAACCGTAATATTCCGTTTGAGGCGAAGCGGGGGCGAATTTTGGATCGTCAGGGGAAAGTGTTGGCATACAACATCAGCACGCCTTCAGTCATGGCGATTCCGGCTCAGGTGAAGGATCCTGCGGAAACCGCCCGCTTGTTGGCGCGGATTCTGAAAGCTCCCGAGGAGAGTATCTATCGGCAAATCACCAAACGTTCGCTCACCGTTTGGATAAAAGAAGGGCGCAAAATCTCAGAAAACGAGGCCAGAGACATTCAGGCGTTGCGTCTGCCAGGGATTGCCGTGACGGAAGACAGCAAACGCTATTATCCCCATGGTGCTATGGCCGCCCATGTACTGGGGTTTGCCGGTATCGACAATCAGGGCCTGGCCGGTTTGGAATTGGAATACGACAAACGTCTTCGCGGGGTGAGAGGGTACGTTTCCTTCAAGGCCAATGCACGGCATGAAAAACTGCCGGGCGGCGTTGAATCGTTCACCCCACCCAAAGACGGAATGGATCTGGTCACAACGATCGATTTATATATTCAGAGCGTGTTGGAGCGGGAAATGGACCAGGCGATGGTACAATATCAACCGGAAAACGTGCTGGCCATTGCGATGGACCCGCGTACGGGAGAAGTGTTGGGCATGGCCAGCAGGCCCACATTTAATCCCGATCATTACCGGGATGCCGATCCAATGGTTTACAACCGCAACTTACCGATCTGGAAAACCTTTGAACCTGGGTCCACCTTCAAAATCATCACGCTGGCAGCGGCGTTGGAAGAGAAAAAGATCAGCTTGACGGAAGGGTTCACCGATCCCGGTTTTATCAATGTGAGCGGTGCCCGGCTGCGTTGCTGGAAGCATGGCGGGCACGGGCACCAAACCTTTTTGGAAGTGGTGGAAAACTCCTGCAACCCTGGGTTTGTCAATATGAGTCAACGGCTGGGGGAAGAGAAACTCTTTTCCTACATCCGTAAATTCGGATTCGGTCGGAAAACGGGCATTGACCTGAACGGGGAAGCCAAAGGGATCCTCTTCTCCCCCGAACGAGCAGGACCGGTGGAAGTGGCGACCACCGCATTTGGCCAAGGCGTGTCAGTGACGCCGATTCAGCAGGTGGCGGCTGTTTCGGCGGCGATTAACGGCGGTTATCGGGTAGTACCCCATTTGGCCAAGGCATGGTTGGACCCGGAAACGGGCCATGTGGTGGAAAAGGAGGATCCTGGGAAGAAAGAACGGATTATCTCCGAAGAAACCTCGCGCAAGGTGAGAGAGGCACTGGAATATGTCGTTGCCAAGGGAACGGGGAGAAAAGCGTTCGTCGACGGCTACCGTGTCGGCGGAAAGACGGGAACAGCGCAAAAGGTGGGACCGGACGGACGATATCTGCAAAACAATCACATCGTATCGTTCATCGGGTTTGCCCCTGCCGACGATCCAAGGTTGGTCGTCTATGTGGCGGTGGACAATCCGAAAGGGATCCAGTTCGGCGGGGTGGTCGCTGCTCCGATCGTGGGGCGCATATTGGATGATAGTTTGAGATATTTGGGTGTTCCTAAACGGAAAAACCAAGTTCCTCCTGAAAATACACCTACTTCAGTTCCCTATGTGGAGATTCCCGATTTGATCGGGGAAAACGTGAGCCAGATCCGCAACAGCTTGTATTCCTTCCCCCTTCTGGCGACGGGGCGCGGATCTTATGTGGTGGACCAACTTCCGCAACCGGGACAACGGGTAAAAAAGGGAACACCGATTCGAATCTACTTGGGTGACAAATCGGGAAAAGGGGATTAA
- a CDS encoding MFS transporter, whose protein sequence is MPTVKTRIVDTYVIAIFLSTLDIEIVTPILSSIAADFDLTPRWAVWMVAVYLAVFSIALPVMELWPVRQTRERLWLLALFLYAVGSFVVSVSSSWSLLLTGRMLQALGSGGMVPLFAVAIRRWIQTSRPYIRIGLTLLLAGVLVVLPLLSGWTASFFHWRWLFILPIPLVIILFWVVPRSTSGYGRRSQPLDIIGVSFFGLMLFFAMAAMAMMNPDEGWRAVIAPQVLPLWIMALGMVVPLFMVEKLVGAPFFTPTIWQDRRLLLFHVFVFLTGFSWSSVVLIPGWIGFLMPEIGNAEGWSLALIAASASGSVPLSRWLASRKGCHANFTLGFVLLFIADWLLAQIQAPWTVWVALGLWGAGLGFTLSAPLHLLLLQWLPSRQVRVGLIAAGMSRAAGGALGLIALAYVLGPVDPDLWYRHIGSMYPHYPRAMELAAGVSAIGFLSTFLLPRKSVERTKSAG, encoded by the coding sequence ATGCCGACAGTGAAAACGCGCATCGTGGATACATATGTGATCGCGATCTTTCTCAGTACCCTGGACATTGAGATCGTGACGCCCATACTTTCTTCTATCGCGGCCGACTTTGATCTGACACCCCGGTGGGCGGTATGGATGGTCGCTGTATATTTGGCGGTGTTTTCCATTGCATTGCCGGTGATGGAACTGTGGCCTGTTCGTCAGACGCGGGAGCGTCTGTGGCTGCTGGCTCTGTTTTTGTACGCAGTCGGTTCGTTCGTAGTGAGCGTAAGTTCTTCCTGGTCCTTGCTCTTGACTGGACGTATGCTGCAAGCACTGGGGTCTGGTGGAATGGTCCCTCTGTTTGCCGTTGCGATCCGTCGATGGATACAAACAAGCCGTCCGTATATCCGCATCGGGCTCACTTTGTTGTTGGCGGGTGTGCTGGTTGTCCTGCCCCTGCTCTCTGGGTGGACGGCCAGCTTTTTTCACTGGCGGTGGTTGTTTATTCTGCCCATCCCGTTGGTGATCATATTGTTTTGGGTGGTTCCGCGATCAACATCAGGATACGGTCGACGTTCGCAACCGTTGGATATCATCGGTGTCAGCTTTTTCGGCTTAATGCTGTTTTTTGCGATGGCGGCCATGGCGATGATGAATCCGGATGAAGGTTGGAGAGCGGTTATCGCGCCTCAAGTGTTGCCGCTGTGGATCATGGCATTGGGGATGGTAGTCCCGCTGTTTATGGTGGAGAAACTGGTAGGGGCACCGTTTTTTACACCGACGATCTGGCAGGATCGCCGATTGTTGCTGTTTCATGTGTTCGTCTTCCTCACCGGCTTCAGTTGGTCATCCGTCGTGCTGATTCCGGGATGGATAGGTTTTTTGATGCCGGAAATCGGGAATGCAGAAGGGTGGAGCTTAGCACTGATCGCAGCCTCAGCCAGTGGTTCCGTGCCGTTGTCGCGCTGGTTGGCCTCCCGTAAAGGGTGCCATGCCAATTTTACGTTGGGATTTGTGCTGTTGTTTATCGCTGATTGGTTACTGGCTCAAATCCAGGCGCCCTGGACGGTATGGGTCGCATTGGGATTGTGGGGGGCGGGTCTGGGGTTCACTTTGAGTGCGCCGCTTCACCTATTGTTGTTGCAATGGCTCCCCTCGCGGCAAGTCCGCGTTGGATTGATCGCTGCCGGTATGTCACGTGCGGCGGGTGGGGCACTGGGATTGATTGCGTTGGCGTATGTGTTGGGACCGGTGGATCCGGACCTCTGGTACCGCCATATCGGATCGATGTATCCGCACTATCCGCGTGCGATGGAGTTGGCGGCAGGTGTTTCGGCGATCGGTTTTTTGTCCACCTTTCTACTGCCTCGAAAGTCGGTAGAGCGGACGAAATCGGCCGGTTGA
- the rsmH gene encoding 16S rRNA (cytosine(1402)-N(4))-methyltransferase RsmH yields the protein MFQHETVLKHEAVEGLNVRPDGVYVDCTLGGAGHTRLIAEHLGPAGTVIGIDQDDAALQAAHERLRDVGCRVHLIKSNFRRLKEILASLGLERVDGVLFDLGVSSPQLDEGERGFSYHRDAPLDMRMDPEAPLTAREVVNTWPEAELARILSQYGEERFARRIARTIVNRRRVSPIETTGELAEIIKVAIPAPARRTGPHPARRSFQAIRIAVNDELNAFQSALEQAIDGLNPGGRVAVITFHSLEDRICKRTFQEKEKRCACPPEFPVCVCNQQPVLRVITKKPILPSEEEIRENPRARSAKLRIAEKL from the coding sequence GTGTTTCAACATGAGACCGTGCTCAAACATGAAGCGGTGGAGGGGCTGAATGTTCGGCCGGACGGCGTGTATGTCGACTGTACGCTGGGGGGAGCGGGTCATACACGCCTGATTGCGGAACATCTCGGCCCAGCCGGTACCGTGATTGGCATCGATCAGGATGATGCCGCTTTGCAAGCGGCGCATGAACGACTGCGCGACGTGGGATGCAGAGTCCACTTGATCAAAAGCAATTTCCGGCGGTTGAAGGAAATATTGGCATCGCTGGGTTTGGAACGAGTGGACGGTGTCTTGTTTGACCTTGGCGTGTCTTCGCCGCAGTTGGACGAAGGCGAACGAGGATTCAGCTACCACCGGGACGCGCCGTTGGACATGCGGATGGACCCCGAAGCGCCTCTAACCGCCCGGGAAGTGGTTAACACTTGGCCCGAAGCGGAGTTGGCGCGCATTTTATCTCAATATGGAGAGGAACGGTTTGCTCGGCGGATTGCCCGGACGATCGTCAACCGTCGAAGGGTTTCCCCGATCGAGACGACGGGAGAGTTGGCGGAGATCATCAAGGTAGCCATCCCGGCACCGGCACGTCGAACGGGCCCTCATCCGGCGCGTCGTTCGTTTCAGGCGATTCGCATCGCGGTCAATGACGAGCTAAACGCCTTTCAATCGGCATTGGAGCAGGCGATTGACGGCTTAAACCCGGGAGGGAGGGTGGCCGTGATCACCTTTCATTCATTGGAAGACCGGATCTGTAAACGCACGTTCCAGGAGAAAGAAAAACGTTGCGCTTGCCCGCCGGAGTTTCCGGTTTGCGTCTGCAATCAACAACCGGTTTTGCGTGTGATCACCAAAAAACCCATCCTGCCGTCAGAAGAAGAGATCAGAGAAAATCCGCGAGCCCGATCGGCCAAATTGCGCATCGCGGAGAAATTATAG
- a CDS encoding adenosylhomocysteinase, which produces MNVRETSMVKDLSLAPQGRLKIDWAREHMPVLNRIREKFIAEKPLAGQKVAISLHLEAKTANLAEVIRDAGAEVTITGSNPLSTQDDVCAALVESGIQVFARYNPTPEEYKEHLIRTLETRPDLIIDDGGDLVGILHAERPDLIEQIKGGCEETTTGILRLRALEKAGELKFPMVAVNDAYSKFLFDNRYGTGQSVWDGIMRTTNLVVAGKTVVVVGYGWCGRGVAMRAKGLGARVIVTEVDAIKATEAHMDGFTVMPMMEAAKYGDIFVTVTGNRAVITGDHYPLMKSGAILANAGHFDVEIDKLALEEQAVSKRVVRKDIEEFVMQDGRKIYLLGEGRLVNLVAGDGHPAEIMDMTFALQALCLLYVHDNHEKIGRHVIDVPYHLDEQVARYKLESLGVQIDDLTEDQEEYLASWKV; this is translated from the coding sequence ATGAACGTACGAGAAACGAGCATGGTGAAAGATTTGAGCTTGGCGCCCCAAGGTCGTCTCAAAATCGATTGGGCACGCGAACACATGCCGGTGTTGAACCGGATTCGTGAAAAATTCATCGCTGAAAAGCCGCTGGCCGGTCAGAAAGTGGCGATCTCGCTTCATTTGGAAGCGAAGACGGCCAATCTCGCGGAGGTGATCCGGGACGCTGGTGCGGAAGTGACAATCACCGGCAGCAACCCGTTGTCGACACAGGACGACGTGTGTGCGGCATTGGTTGAATCGGGCATTCAAGTGTTTGCCAGATACAACCCGACACCGGAAGAGTACAAGGAGCATCTGATTCGCACTCTGGAAACCCGTCCGGATCTGATCATCGACGATGGTGGGGATCTGGTGGGTATCCTGCACGCCGAACGTCCAGACTTGATCGAGCAAATCAAAGGCGGATGCGAAGAGACGACGACCGGTATCCTGCGCCTGCGCGCATTGGAAAAAGCGGGTGAGTTGAAATTCCCGATGGTGGCGGTCAACGACGCTTACTCCAAATTCCTGTTCGACAACCGGTACGGTACCGGACAATCCGTGTGGGACGGTATCATGCGCACGACCAACCTCGTCGTAGCCGGCAAAACGGTTGTCGTTGTGGGGTACGGCTGGTGCGGCCGAGGGGTGGCCATGCGTGCCAAAGGTTTGGGTGCACGTGTGATCGTCACCGAGGTGGACGCGATCAAAGCGACCGAAGCGCACATGGATGGTTTCACCGTGATGCCGATGATGGAAGCAGCCAAATATGGCGACATTTTCGTGACCGTAACCGGCAACCGCGCTGTGATCACCGGTGATCATTATCCGTTGATGAAAAGTGGAGCCATCTTGGCCAATGCGGGTCACTTCGATGTGGAGATCGACAAACTCGCGTTGGAAGAGCAAGCGGTCAGTAAGCGCGTTGTACGCAAGGACATTGAGGAATTTGTGATGCAAGACGGGCGGAAGATCTACCTGCTCGGAGAAGGCCGGTTGGTCAACTTGGTTGCAGGCGACGGACATCCGGCGGAGATCATGGACATGACCTTTGCCCTGCAAGCCCTGTGCCTGCTTTACGTACATGACAACCATGAAAAAATCGGTCGTCACGTCATCGACGTTCCGTATCATCTGGACGAACAGGTGGCTCGTTACAAACTTGAGTCCTTGGGTGTGCAAATCGACGATCTGACCGAAGACCAAGAGGAGTACCTCGCTAGCTGGAAAGTGTAA
- the ftsL gene encoding cell division protein FtsL: MKEYRGNVAMAVVEERRRGTRQSKQPRTERAHGLTTGEKLLYLLSVVVCVALASVILSKYAELTALNLSSQQMDRQIRELQETNQQLEIQQKQLSSDERIREYAEQKGMKRVKSYKMLPVPGQSSAAQQQKPANHEG, from the coding sequence ATGAAAGAATACCGGGGAAACGTCGCGATGGCTGTTGTGGAGGAGCGCCGGCGGGGCACCCGGCAATCCAAACAGCCCCGAACGGAGCGGGCGCACGGATTGACCACCGGCGAGAAGCTCCTCTATTTGTTGAGTGTGGTAGTTTGCGTCGCACTTGCCTCTGTTATCCTCTCCAAATACGCCGAACTGACGGCGCTCAATCTCTCCTCCCAACAAATGGACCGCCAGATCCGGGAGTTGCAGGAGACAAACCAACAGCTGGAAATCCAACAGAAACAGTTGTCCAGCGACGAGCGCATTCGTGAATATGCGGAACAGAAAGGGATGAAGCGGGTGAAGTCTTACAAGATGTTGCCCGTTCCCGGTCAATCTTCCGCCGCCCAGCAACAGAAACCAGCCAACCATGAGGGGTGA
- the mraZ gene encoding division/cell wall cluster transcriptional repressor MraZ → MFMGEYRHAIDEKGRLIIPSKFREELGAPFVITRGLDNCLFAYPRTEWKQLEEKLKSLPFTRADARAFTRFFFSGAIEAELDKQGRVTLPANLRQYAKLEKECVVIGVSNRVEIWSGESWEAYYAASEDSFNEIAEKLVDFNLEL, encoded by the coding sequence ATGTTCATGGGTGAATACCGGCATGCCATCGACGAAAAAGGTCGTTTGATCATCCCGTCGAAATTTCGCGAAGAGTTGGGCGCGCCGTTTGTGATCACCCGTGGCTTGGACAACTGTCTGTTTGCATACCCTCGAACGGAGTGGAAACAACTAGAGGAGAAACTGAAGTCGCTGCCGTTTACCCGTGCGGATGCGCGCGCGTTTACCCGCTTTTTCTTCTCCGGCGCGATTGAAGCCGAGTTGGACAAGCAGGGGCGGGTAACCCTTCCTGCCAATCTTCGTCAGTATGCCAAACTGGAAAAAGAGTGTGTCGTCATCGGCGTTTCCAACCGAGTGGAAATCTGGAGTGGAGAATCGTGGGAAGCTTACTACGCGGCCTCTGAGGATTCGTTCAACGAAATCGCGGAAAAGCTCGTAGATTTCAATCTGGAATTGTAG
- a CDS encoding peptidoglycan D,D-transpeptidase FtsI family protein, protein MEKSKSSQLRSLVIGVFFILLFMVIIGRLFWIQTVDASDLRRKAEANWRINKVLEPRRGTIMDRNGNVLVQSMPAYVIAADVSLVKDPRAYAKKLSPLLGIPEDKLVAKLSKKKGQVELRDGNNYKVSPQTRDRIMKLDLDGIYSYPATMRVYLEGPLAAHVLGFINMDNQATGGVEQRYDSLLRGQPGSWSFQKDANGWKLSGGVETFQPPRDGKNLMLTIDNRLQYEVERILEQAMRRYQAKAATAIVANPDTGEILAMANRPTFDPSRYAKTWKPGINTTNLAVSSQFEPGSTFKIVTLAAAIEEGVFHPDETYPSGSIQVKDRVIHDWNETGWGVIPFRQGVYLSSNVAFVMLGQALGADRLEKYIDRFGFGRITAKAGRKTGIDLPAEARGVFYGRPLYPSELATTAFGQGIAVTPIQQVAAVSAIANGGKWVQPHVVRAIQDPERHGRMQMIRPRTRNVISDNTAAEVRQLLRGVVLYGTGKEADLPGYDIAGKTGTAQKTSPHGGYIPGEYIVSFIGFAPADHPKVVVYVAIDAPTVSGGATGGTVAAPIAKELFQKAFQVLHIPPRTSTETAP, encoded by the coding sequence ATGGAAAAAAGCAAAAGCAGCCAGTTGCGTTCACTGGTGATCGGGGTATTCTTTATCCTTTTGTTCATGGTGATAATCGGTAGACTGTTCTGGATTCAGACCGTGGACGCATCCGATCTTCGCAGAAAGGCGGAAGCCAACTGGCGAATCAACAAGGTGCTTGAACCTCGCCGCGGAACCATCATGGACCGCAACGGCAACGTACTGGTTCAATCCATGCCCGCCTATGTCATTGCCGCAGATGTGAGCTTGGTAAAAGATCCTCGCGCCTATGCCAAGAAATTATCTCCACTGTTGGGTATTCCCGAGGACAAACTAGTGGCCAAACTGTCTAAGAAAAAAGGTCAGGTCGAATTGCGGGACGGCAATAACTACAAAGTTTCCCCGCAAACACGCGATCGGATCATGAAGTTGGATCTGGATGGGATCTATTCGTATCCTGCAACGATGCGCGTCTATTTGGAAGGTCCATTGGCGGCGCACGTACTGGGGTTCATTAATATGGACAATCAAGCGACTGGCGGCGTTGAACAGCGTTATGACTCATTACTTCGCGGCCAGCCTGGTTCCTGGTCGTTTCAAAAAGACGCCAACGGTTGGAAGCTCTCAGGTGGAGTTGAAACATTTCAACCGCCACGGGACGGGAAAAATTTGATGCTCACTATAGACAATCGCTTGCAATATGAAGTGGAGCGAATTTTGGAACAAGCGATGCGACGATATCAAGCCAAAGCGGCGACCGCGATCGTGGCGAATCCTGACACCGGCGAGATTTTGGCGATGGCCAATCGTCCCACATTTGATCCGAGTCGTTATGCCAAAACATGGAAACCAGGGATCAACACGACCAATTTAGCCGTCAGCAGTCAATTCGAACCCGGTTCCACGTTTAAAATTGTGACGCTGGCGGCCGCAATCGAAGAAGGGGTGTTTCATCCGGACGAAACGTATCCCTCCGGCTCGATTCAAGTGAAAGACCGGGTGATACACGATTGGAACGAGACGGGATGGGGGGTAATTCCGTTCCGGCAAGGGGTATATCTGTCGAGCAACGTGGCCTTTGTCATGTTGGGGCAAGCATTGGGAGCAGACCGGTTGGAAAAGTATATCGACCGGTTCGGATTCGGCCGCATCACCGCTAAGGCCGGCCGGAAAACGGGGATCGACCTTCCGGCGGAAGCGCGCGGCGTTTTCTACGGCCGGCCGTTGTATCCGTCGGAATTGGCCACTACCGCTTTCGGACAGGGAATCGCAGTGACGCCAATCCAACAGGTGGCGGCGGTATCGGCGATTGCCAACGGCGGAAAATGGGTCCAACCACATGTGGTCAGGGCGATCCAGGATCCCGAACGACACGGAAGGATGCAAATGATTCGACCGCGGACCCGAAATGTCATCTCCGACAATACTGCCGCAGAAGTAAGGCAACTGCTGCGCGGAGTGGTGTTGTACGGCACCGGCAAAGAAGCGGATCTGCCCGGCTACGACATTGCCGGGAAAACAGGAACGGCGCAAAAAACATCTCCCCATGGCGGTTACATTCCGGGAGAATACATCGTTTCCTTCATCGGATTTGCACCTGCTGATCATCCCAAAGTAGTGGTTTACGTGGCGATTGATGCGCCAACTGTTTCAGGTGGTGCCACGGGCGGCACCGTCGCGGCACCGATCGCCAAGGAATTGTTCCAAAAGGCGTTTCAAGTCCTGCACATCCCGCCCCGTACGAGTACTGAAACCGCTCCTTGA
- the bshC gene encoding bacillithiol biosynthesis cysteine-adding enzyme BshC, producing the protein MRTQGIQFKPAHPMVADYMKSSPSVRPFYGYDPYAESSFRVRAERILSRSRSVSRQALVDVLRSYLRDEEIHPAVEQNWKRLTDPDSLVVIGGQQAGLLTGPLYTIYKAVTLIQLARREEARLGRPVIPVFWIAGEDHDVNEVDHITLPSGDQHHPIHKHRLHVSVEGRPSVGQIEIEGIVLREWLDQLSHLLPDTEHKREVLSRLQRLGGNRVNWSRYFAQLMHELFGQWGLLLVDSADPGLRRLEVPFFEELIRDREGLAVTTWRQKEAVEAAGYPSQVDVNSNQAHLFLHLNGNREALYLDNGQFVTRDGAHRWTAEALLDIACTHPERLSNNVITRPLMQEFLFPTLAVVVGPGEIAYWGLLKPLFERYGMEMPPLVPRRHYTLVDRASAKYLSRFSLTWDDVVDHLEEKKRAWLQAQQTVDVESLFAQAQSAIDQIYEPLIAEIASVEKGLVALGEKNREKVHEQIQYLKKKTIQAIERRHAVDLRQWDHLGTMLLPGGKWQERVYNIVYFWNQYGLEWLEWLVEQPLPEADRHWLVYL; encoded by the coding sequence ATGAGAACGCAAGGCATCCAGTTTAAGCCGGCCCACCCAATGGTGGCAGATTATATGAAAAGTTCTCCTTCCGTTCGCCCTTTCTATGGGTATGACCCGTACGCGGAATCATCATTTCGCGTGAGGGCAGAACGGATATTGAGCCGTTCGCGGTCGGTCTCACGGCAAGCGTTGGTCGATGTCCTGCGGTCTTATCTTAGGGATGAGGAGATCCATCCGGCTGTGGAACAAAACTGGAAACGGTTGACCGATCCTGACAGCTTGGTGGTGATCGGTGGCCAGCAGGCCGGCCTGTTGACGGGACCGTTGTATACGATTTACAAGGCGGTCACGTTGATTCAACTGGCCCGACGTGAGGAAGCGCGTCTGGGACGACCAGTGATCCCTGTTTTTTGGATAGCTGGAGAAGACCATGATGTGAATGAAGTGGATCATATTACCCTCCCTTCGGGGGATCAGCACCATCCCATCCACAAACACCGGTTGCATGTTTCTGTCGAAGGGCGGCCGTCCGTCGGACAGATCGAAATCGAGGGTATCGTATTGCGGGAATGGTTGGACCAACTGTCCCACCTGCTGCCGGACACCGAGCACAAACGGGAGGTGTTATCCCGTTTGCAGCGGCTGGGCGGTAACCGGGTCAACTGGAGCCGGTACTTTGCCCAGTTGATGCATGAACTGTTCGGGCAGTGGGGATTGTTGCTCGTCGATTCAGCTGACCCCGGGCTCCGGCGATTGGAAGTGCCTTTTTTTGAAGAGTTGATTCGGGACCGGGAGGGATTGGCCGTCACTACCTGGCGGCAGAAGGAGGCCGTTGAAGCAGCCGGGTATCCATCGCAAGTGGATGTCAATAGCAATCAAGCTCATTTGTTTTTGCACTTGAACGGAAACCGGGAGGCGCTCTATCTGGACAACGGGCAGTTTGTCACCAGGGATGGTGCCCATCGATGGACAGCAGAGGCGTTATTGGATATCGCCTGTACGCATCCGGAGCGATTGAGCAACAACGTGATCACACGCCCGTTGATGCAGGAGTTTTTGTTCCCCACATTGGCCGTGGTGGTCGGACCAGGTGAAATCGCCTATTGGGGATTGCTCAAACCGCTGTTTGAGCGTTACGGGATGGAGATGCCGCCGTTGGTGCCCAGAAGGCACTATACATTGGTGGACCGGGCGTCGGCCAAATATCTGTCCCGTTTCTCCCTGACGTGGGACGACGTCGTCGATCATCTGGAAGAGAAAAAGCGGGCATGGTTGCAGGCGCAACAAACAGTGGATGTAGAGTCGCTGTTTGCTCAGGCGCAATCCGCCATCGACCAGATCTACGAGCCATTGATCGCAGAAATTGCTTCAGTGGAAAAGGGTTTGGTTGCGCTGGGAGAGAAAAACAGGGAAAAAGTGCACGAACAGATCCAGTACCTGAAGAAGAAAACAATCCAGGCGATTGAGCGGCGACATGCCGTTGACCTGCGTCAGTGGGATCATTTGGGGACAATGTTGCTCCCCGGGGGTAAATGGCAGGAACGGGTATATAACATCGTTTACTTCTGGAACCAATATGGTTTGGAATGGTTGGAGTGGTTGGTGGAACAACCCCTTCCTGAAGCAGATCGTCATTGGCTGGTATACTTGTGA